One Aquamicrobium sp. genomic region harbors:
- the urtA gene encoding urea ABC transporter substrate-binding protein produces the protein MNRKFHTKSRLLGAAAVAAVLAHAGPAGAQEDTIKIGILHSLSGTMAISETTLKDVMLMLVAEQNKKGGLLGKQIEPVVVDIASDWPLAAEKARELIEVNEVDAVFGCWTSVCRKSVLPVFEELNSLLFYPVQYEGEESQRNVFYTGASPNQQAIPAVDYLMNEEGVERWVLAGTDYVYPQTTNKILEAYLKDKGVAAEDIIVNYTPFGHSDWQTIVSDIKNFGSAGKKTAVVSTINGDANVPFYRELGNQGIAAEDIPVVAFSVGEEELAGLDTAPLVGHLAAWNYFMSVDTPENASFIETWHAFIDDKERVTNDPMEAHYIGFNMWVAAVEKAGSTDADGVIDAIVGVEVPNLTGGTAVMLPNHHITKPVLIGEIQADGQFDVVWETKDLVAGDAWSDFLPESAVLEADWTDPVNCGNYNTQTKTCGGS, from the coding sequence ATGAACCGGAAATTTCATACCAAGAGCCGCCTGCTGGGCGCTGCCGCCGTCGCCGCCGTTCTTGCCCATGCCGGGCCGGCGGGCGCGCAGGAAGATACGATCAAGATCGGCATCCTGCATTCGCTGTCGGGCACGATGGCGATCTCGGAGACGACCTTGAAGGACGTCATGCTGATGCTCGTCGCCGAGCAGAACAAGAAGGGCGGCCTCCTCGGCAAGCAGATCGAGCCGGTCGTGGTCGATATCGCGTCGGACTGGCCGCTGGCTGCCGAGAAGGCGCGTGAACTGATCGAAGTCAACGAGGTCGATGCCGTGTTCGGCTGCTGGACGTCGGTATGCCGCAAGTCGGTGCTGCCGGTGTTCGAGGAGCTGAACTCGCTGCTGTTCTATCCCGTCCAGTACGAGGGCGAGGAAAGCCAGCGCAACGTGTTCTACACGGGCGCCTCTCCCAACCAGCAGGCCATCCCCGCCGTCGACTACCTGATGAACGAGGAAGGCGTGGAGCGTTGGGTGCTGGCCGGCACCGACTATGTCTATCCGCAGACCACCAACAAGATCCTTGAAGCGTATCTCAAGGACAAGGGCGTGGCCGCCGAGGACATCATCGTCAACTACACGCCGTTCGGGCATTCGGACTGGCAGACGATCGTTTCCGACATCAAGAATTTCGGCTCGGCCGGCAAGAAGACGGCAGTGGTCTCCACGATCAACGGCGACGCGAATGTGCCGTTCTACCGCGAGCTGGGCAACCAGGGCATCGCGGCGGAGGATATCCCGGTCGTTGCCTTTTCCGTCGGCGAAGAGGAGCTTGCCGGCCTCGACACCGCGCCGCTGGTCGGGCATCTGGCGGCCTGGAACTACTTCATGTCTGTCGACACGCCGGAGAATGCCAGCTTCATCGAGACGTGGCATGCCTTCATCGATGACAAGGAGCGCGTGACCAACGACCCCATGGAAGCCCACTATATCGGCTTCAACATGTGGGTGGCGGCTGTCGAGAAGGCGGGTTCGACCGATGCCGACGGCGTCATCGACGCCATCGTCGGCGTCGAGGTGCCCAACCTCACCGGCGGCACGGCGGTGATGCTGCCCAACCACCACATTACCAAACCGGTGCTGATCGGCGAGATCCAGGCAGACGGTCAGTTCGACGTGGTCTGGGAGACGAAAGACCTCGTGGCGGGCGATGCCTGGTCCGACTTCCTGCCGGAATCGGCCGTGCTCGAGGCCGACTGGACCGATCCGGTCAACTGCGGAAACTACAACACGCAGACCAAGACCTGCGGCGGTTCGTAA
- the ureG gene encoding urease accessory protein UreG — MRSPNGPLRVGIGGPVGAGKTTLTEMLCKAMRDDYSIAVVTNDIFTKEDALILNRVQALGEERILGVETGGCPHTAIREDASINLAAIAEMCRRFPDLDVVFVESGGDNLAATFSPDLADLTLYVIDVAGGEKIPRKGGPGITRSDLLIINKMDLAPYVGADLDTMRADTALQRGTRPFVFTDMRRRQGLDEIVEFLVRNAGLVPRQR; from the coding sequence ATGAGATCCCCCAACGGCCCCTTGCGCGTCGGCATCGGCGGCCCGGTCGGCGCGGGCAAGACCACGCTGACCGAGATGCTGTGCAAGGCGATGCGCGACGATTATTCAATCGCCGTCGTCACCAACGACATCTTCACCAAGGAGGATGCGCTGATCCTCAACCGGGTTCAGGCGCTTGGCGAGGAGCGCATTCTCGGCGTCGAGACGGGAGGGTGCCCGCATACCGCCATTCGCGAGGACGCCTCGATCAATCTCGCCGCCATCGCCGAGATGTGCCGGCGCTTTCCCGATCTCGACGTGGTGTTCGTGGAATCGGGAGGCGACAATCTCGCCGCCACCTTCTCGCCCGACCTCGCCGATCTCACTCTCTACGTCATCGACGTTGCCGGCGGCGAGAAGATTCCCCGCAAGGGCGGTCCCGGCATCACGCGCTCCGATCTGCTCATCATCAACAAGATGGATCTGGCTCCTTATGTCGGCGCGGACCTCGACACGATGCGCGCCGACACCGCGCTGCAGCGGGGAACGCGGCCGTTCGTCTTTACCGACATGCGTCGCCGTCAGGGGCTGGACGAGATCGTGGAATTTCTGGTCCGGAACGCCGGGCTCGTTCCCCGACAGCGCTGA
- a CDS encoding urease accessory protein UreF, which translates to MATIITMTEARATWPRLLSWMSPAFPVGAFAYSHGLERAIHDGLLHDRETLTDWLSALLTSGSGWNDAVLLAAAWRNAAEGGDARAIAEIAEAMAGSRERHMETTLQGAAFAQAVRIWEGGTGEEDDIPAIAYPVAAGIAAARHGVALADALTAYLHAFAANLVQAAQRLVPLGQRDGVRAMAALEPVVLLAGARASVATLDDLGSATPMSEIMSMKHEVQYSRVFRS; encoded by the coding sequence ATGGCCACCATCATCACCATGACTGAGGCGCGAGCCACCTGGCCAAGGCTCCTGAGCTGGATGTCGCCCGCCTTTCCGGTCGGGGCCTTCGCCTATAGCCACGGGCTGGAGCGGGCGATCCACGACGGTCTGCTGCATGACCGGGAAACGCTGACGGATTGGCTTTCGGCGCTGCTGACGTCGGGTTCCGGCTGGAACGATGCCGTGCTTCTTGCCGCCGCCTGGCGGAATGCGGCGGAAGGCGGCGATGCCCGCGCGATCGCCGAAATCGCCGAGGCCATGGCCGGCTCGCGCGAGCGGCATATGGAAACCACCCTCCAGGGCGCCGCGTTCGCGCAGGCGGTCCGTATATGGGAAGGGGGAACTGGCGAAGAAGACGACATCCCGGCCATCGCCTATCCCGTCGCGGCGGGGATCGCAGCGGCCCGTCACGGCGTGGCTCTCGCCGATGCGCTGACGGCCTATTTGCACGCCTTCGCCGCCAATCTGGTCCAGGCCGCGCAGCGGCTCGTGCCGCTCGGGCAGCGCGACGGCGTCCGGGCGATGGCGGCGCTCGAGCCGGTCGTCCTGCTAGCCGGCGCACGGGCAAGCGTAGCGACCCTCGACGATCTCGGCTCGGCCACCCCCATGTCGGAGATCATGTCGATGAAACATGAAGTCCAGTATTCACGGGTATTCAGATCATGA
- a CDS encoding urease accessory protein UreE, whose amino-acid sequence MLHAISHTRHSHAELAGTLLLDHGDRHLRRKLLTTCEGEKLMIDLPEPVLLAHGDALVLEDGRIVVILAAVENLYEVQPGPVAPLRHLAWHLGNRHVAAQVDEDRILIRRDHVIREMLEGLGATVGEVSERFQPVHGAYHHHGGGHGHHHHHD is encoded by the coding sequence ATGCTGCACGCGATTTCCCACACCCGTCACAGCCATGCCGAACTCGCCGGTACCCTTCTGCTCGATCACGGCGACCGGCATCTGCGCCGCAAGCTTCTCACGACATGCGAGGGCGAGAAGCTGATGATCGATCTTCCCGAGCCGGTGCTCCTTGCCCATGGCGACGCGCTCGTGCTCGAGGATGGCCGCATCGTCGTCATCCTCGCCGCGGTGGAGAATCTCTACGAGGTCCAGCCAGGCCCGGTGGCGCCGCTGCGTCATCTTGCCTGGCATCTCGGCAACCGGCATGTCGCCGCCCAGGTCGACGAGGACCGCATCCTCATCCGCCGCGATCATGTCATCCGGGAAATGCTGGAAGGGCTGGGAGCAACCGTTGGCGAGGTGAGCGAGCGTTTCCAGCCGGTGCACGGGGCCTACCACCATCACGGAGGCGGCCATGGCCACCATCATCACCATGACTGA
- the ureC gene encoding urease subunit alpha translates to MPAQLSRAAYAQMYGPTVGDRVRLADTELFIEVEKDFTLYGEEVKFGGGKVIRDGMGQSQTTRAEGAVDTVITNALIVDHWGIVKADVGLKDGLVFRIGKAGNPDTQAGVDIVIGPGTEIIAGEGRILTAGGIDAHIHFICPQQIEEALMSGVTTMLGGGTGPAHGTLATTCTPGPWHLARMIQSFDAFPINLGLSGKGNASKPAALVEMIEGGACALKLHEDWGTTPAAIDNCLAVADDYDVQVMIHTDTLNESGFVEDTIAAFKGRTIHAFHTEGAGGGHAPDIIRVCGLSNVIPSSTNPTRPYTKNTIAEHLDMLMVCHHLSPSIPEDIAFAESRIRKETIAAEDILHDIGAFSIISSDSQAMGRVGEVPIRTWQTAHKMKVQRGRLPDETGDNDNLRVRRYIAKYTINPAIAQGLSKHVGSVEAGKRADLVLWNPAFFGVKPDMVLVGGTIAAAPMGDPNASIPTPQPVHYRPMFGAYGRAPALSSVTFVSKAAMENGLRARLGVTKAMVAVENTRGGLSKASMVLNDMTPHIEVDPETYEVRADGELLTCEPATVLPMAQRYFLF, encoded by the coding sequence ATGCCAGCCCAGCTCTCCCGCGCCGCCTATGCGCAGATGTACGGCCCGACCGTCGGCGACCGCGTTCGGCTGGCCGATACCGAATTGTTCATCGAGGTCGAGAAGGATTTCACCCTCTATGGCGAGGAGGTGAAATTCGGCGGCGGCAAGGTGATCCGCGACGGCATGGGCCAGAGCCAGACGACCCGTGCCGAAGGAGCGGTCGATACCGTCATCACCAATGCGCTGATCGTCGACCACTGGGGCATCGTCAAGGCGGATGTCGGCCTGAAGGACGGGCTGGTTTTCAGGATCGGCAAGGCCGGGAACCCCGATACGCAGGCCGGCGTCGACATCGTCATCGGCCCCGGTACGGAAATCATCGCGGGAGAGGGGCGCATCCTCACGGCCGGCGGCATCGACGCGCATATCCATTTCATCTGTCCGCAGCAGATCGAGGAGGCGCTGATGTCCGGCGTCACCACGATGCTCGGCGGCGGCACCGGCCCGGCGCATGGCACGCTCGCCACGACCTGCACGCCGGGGCCGTGGCATCTGGCGCGGATGATCCAATCCTTCGACGCCTTCCCGATCAATCTCGGCCTTTCCGGAAAAGGCAATGCCTCGAAGCCGGCGGCGCTCGTCGAGATGATCGAGGGCGGGGCGTGCGCCCTGAAGCTGCACGAGGACTGGGGCACCACCCCCGCCGCGATCGACAATTGCCTCGCCGTTGCCGACGACTACGACGTGCAGGTGATGATCCACACCGACACGCTTAACGAAAGCGGCTTCGTGGAGGATACCATCGCCGCCTTCAAGGGCCGCACCATCCATGCCTTCCATACCGAAGGGGCTGGCGGCGGCCATGCGCCGGACATCATCCGGGTCTGCGGCCTTTCCAACGTCATCCCGTCCTCGACCAATCCGACGCGGCCTTATACGAAGAACACCATCGCCGAGCATCTCGACATGCTGATGGTCTGCCACCACCTGTCGCCGTCGATCCCCGAGGACATCGCTTTCGCCGAAAGCCGCATCCGCAAGGAGACCATCGCGGCGGAGGATATCCTGCACGATATCGGCGCATTCTCGATCATCTCCTCAGACAGCCAGGCGATGGGCCGCGTCGGCGAGGTGCCGATCCGCACCTGGCAGACGGCCCACAAGATGAAGGTACAGCGCGGTCGCCTGCCCGACGAAACCGGCGACAACGACAATCTGCGGGTTCGCCGCTACATCGCCAAATATACGATCAACCCCGCCATCGCGCAGGGGCTGTCGAAGCATGTCGGCTCCGTCGAGGCGGGCAAGCGCGCCGATTTGGTATTGTGGAACCCGGCCTTTTTCGGCGTCAAGCCGGATATGGTGCTGGTCGGCGGCACCATCGCCGCCGCCCCGATGGGCGATCCGAACGCCTCGATCCCGACCCCGCAGCCGGTGCATTACCGGCCGATGTTCGGCGCGTATGGACGTGCTCCCGCGCTTTCGTCCGTCACCTTCGTCAGCAAGGCAGCGATGGAGAACGGACTTCGGGCGCGCCTCGGCGTGACCAAGGCGATGGTCGCGGTCGAAAACACACGCGGCGGCCTTTCCAAGGCGTCGATGGTCCTCAATGACATGACCCCGCATATCGAGGTCGATCCCGAAACCTACGAAGTGCGCGCCGACGGCGAACTGCTCACCTGCGAGCCCGCCACGGTGCTGCCCATGGCGCAACGCTATTTCCTGTTCTGA
- a CDS encoding urease subunit beta yields MIPGEIITPDGEIVLNAGAEPLTLTVANTGDRPIQVGSHYHFLEANPALAFERAAARGMRLDIAAGTAVRFEPGQERIVRLVPIGGGREIYGFRQQVMGKL; encoded by the coding sequence ATGATCCCCGGAGAAATCATCACGCCCGACGGCGAGATCGTGCTGAATGCCGGAGCCGAGCCGTTGACGCTCACCGTCGCCAATACCGGCGACCGGCCGATCCAGGTCGGCTCGCACTATCATTTCCTGGAGGCCAATCCGGCGCTTGCCTTCGAGCGGGCCGCCGCACGCGGAATGCGCCTCGATATCGCCGCGGGTACTGCTGTCCGTTTCGAGCCGGGTCAGGAGCGCATCGTGCGGCTCGTGCCGATCGGCGGCGGGCGCGAGATCTACGGCTTCCGCCAGCAGGTGATGGGGAAGCTCTGA
- a CDS encoding HupE/UreJ family protein — protein MKRLFLTLLLTGAATSPAFAHLDPVEHGSFAAGFSHPLTGADHLLAMIAVGLWASLIGGRALWAVPAAFVAAMTAGFLAALGGFGLPFVEPAIAASVVVIGLLALVALQVPAAVGMVIVGFFAVFHGYAHGLELGGASGLAFMAGFVAATALLHGAGVALGLGIGAIAGGRAGRLAARIAGGLTALGGLWLVAGA, from the coding sequence ATGAAAAGACTGTTCCTCACCCTGCTGCTGACCGGCGCAGCCACAAGCCCCGCCTTCGCTCACCTCGATCCGGTGGAGCATGGCTCGTTCGCTGCGGGATTCTCGCATCCGCTGACAGGGGCCGATCACCTGCTCGCCATGATCGCCGTCGGCCTCTGGGCGTCGCTGATCGGCGGGCGGGCGCTGTGGGCCGTGCCCGCCGCCTTCGTCGCGGCGATGACCGCCGGATTTCTGGCGGCCCTCGGGGGGTTCGGCCTGCCCTTCGTCGAGCCGGCCATTGCCGCTTCCGTCGTGGTGATCGGGCTTCTGGCGCTCGTCGCGCTGCAGGTTCCCGCTGCCGTGGGAATGGTCATCGTCGGTTTCTTCGCGGTGTTCCACGGCTATGCCCATGGACTTGAGCTTGGCGGCGCGAGCGGCCTTGCCTTCATGGCGGGGTTCGTGGCGGCCACCGCCCTGCTGCATGGCGCGGGCGTGGCGCTCGGCCTTGGCATCGGCGCCATTGCCGGCGGGCGAGCCGGGCGGCTCGCGGCGCGGATTGCCGGTGGCCTGACGGCGCTCGGCGGCCTCTGGCTCGTGGCGGGGGCATGA
- a CDS encoding urease subunit gamma, with the protein MNLTPREKDKLLIAMAAIVARRRLERGLRLNHPEAIALITDFVVEGARDGHSVADLMEAGAHVVSREQVMEGIAEMIHDVQVEATFPDGTKLVTVHQPIR; encoded by the coding sequence ATGAACCTTACCCCTCGTGAAAAGGACAAGCTGCTGATCGCGATGGCGGCCATCGTGGCGCGAAGGCGGCTTGAGCGTGGCCTCAGGCTGAACCACCCGGAGGCCATCGCGCTGATCACCGATTTCGTGGTCGAGGGCGCGCGCGACGGGCATTCGGTCGCCGACCTGATGGAGGCAGGCGCGCATGTCGTTTCCCGCGAGCAGGTGATGGAAGGCATCGCCGAGATGATTCACGACGTGCAGGTCGAGGCGACGTTCCCCGACGGAACCAAGCTCGTGACCGTGCATCAGCCGATCCGCTAG
- a CDS encoding urease accessory protein UreD, translating into MTAFPLLDPPVARLQRAEGTARLGFRHDGRSTRLTTLFQDGCARVGLPHPLPDLPLEAILINTAGGLAGGDRIAVKIDLGKRALATITTQACERIYRSTGLDALVENRLMLGAGARLAWLPQETILFDGGRLSRRLEVDLEGDADLLAVEAVLFGRAAMGEVLRHGLLHDRWRVRRDGRLIFAEDFRVSGDIAAQLARTASLGGRVAMATILCTAAAPERLLDAVRARLGETGGASAWDGKLVIRLVAPTGLALRQRLEPILSLMLAGRALPKVWHS; encoded by the coding sequence GTGACCGCCTTCCCCTTGCTTGATCCTCCCGTTGCGCGCCTGCAACGCGCCGAGGGGACGGCGCGGCTGGGCTTCCGGCATGACGGGAGATCGACGCGGCTGACGACGCTTTTTCAGGATGGCTGCGCCAGGGTCGGCCTGCCGCATCCCCTGCCGGACCTGCCTCTGGAGGCGATCCTGATCAATACGGCAGGCGGATTGGCCGGTGGAGATCGCATCGCTGTCAAGATCGACCTGGGCAAGCGGGCCCTGGCGACCATCACCACGCAAGCCTGCGAACGCATCTACCGCTCCACCGGTCTGGATGCGCTGGTCGAAAACCGGCTGATGCTCGGCGCCGGCGCCAGACTGGCCTGGCTGCCGCAGGAAACCATTCTCTTCGATGGCGGCCGTCTGTCGCGGCGGCTGGAGGTCGATCTTGAGGGCGATGCCGATCTGCTTGCCGTGGAGGCGGTGCTGTTCGGCCGCGCCGCCATGGGAGAAGTGCTGCGCCACGGCCTGTTGCACGATCGCTGGCGTGTCCGTCGCGACGGCCGGCTGATTTTCGCAGAGGATTTTCGTGTGTCCGGCGATATCGCCGCGCAGCTGGCCCGAACGGCTTCGCTCGGCGGCCGCGTGGCCATGGCGACTATCCTTTGTACGGCCGCCGCGCCGGAACGGCTGCTGGACGCGGTCCGCGCCCGCCTGGGGGAGACGGGCGGAGCGAGCGCCTGGGACGGCAAGCTGGTGATCCGTCTCGTCGCGCCCACCGGCCTTGCCTTGCGGCAACGCCTCGAACCGATCCTTTCCCTCATGCTGGCCGGACGTGCGCTGCCGAAGGTCTGGCATTCATAG
- a CDS encoding LysR family transcriptional regulator: protein MHASVLRYIDQVARLGSIRRAASVLNVASSAVNRQILKLEAEIGTPLFERAGNGVRPTPAGDFVIRHARETLARWQTVTSEVTALSGDLHGEVRILAIPASIVQIIPRAVSILCKAHPNISFGIVEASPKEVAEEMRARRPDLAIVFIDRRHGGYEVLSQLPLRLGAVMKPDHPLAGRRELTLTECAAYPVVMLSDPWLLNATAETEFTHSGAQFRSTVLTNSLQMTKEIMHAGIGIGFFTPVGFMRELQSGELVHIPLQEPGLRQSEVGLLIHRERQNWPTVRTVAAHLMTEFATVATEIREIAAAAERRKAAAVR from the coding sequence ATGCATGCTTCCGTGTTGCGCTATATCGACCAGGTAGCCCGTCTCGGATCGATCCGCCGCGCGGCCTCCGTGCTCAACGTGGCGTCGTCAGCGGTCAACCGGCAGATTCTCAAGCTCGAGGCCGAAATCGGCACGCCCTTGTTCGAGCGCGCCGGGAACGGGGTGCGGCCGACACCCGCGGGCGACTTCGTCATCCGTCACGCCCGCGAAACCCTGGCGCGATGGCAGACCGTCACGAGCGAGGTCACTGCGCTCTCGGGGGACCTGCATGGCGAGGTGCGCATTCTGGCTATCCCGGCCTCCATCGTCCAGATCATCCCCCGTGCCGTGAGCATCCTGTGCAAGGCTCACCCCAACATTTCCTTCGGCATCGTCGAGGCGTCGCCCAAGGAGGTGGCGGAGGAAATGCGCGCGAGGCGGCCCGACCTCGCGATCGTCTTCATCGACCGCAGGCATGGCGGCTACGAGGTTCTCTCCCAGCTCCCGCTCCGTCTCGGCGCCGTCATGAAGCCGGACCATCCGCTCGCGGGCCGGCGGGAGCTGACCCTGACCGAATGCGCGGCCTATCCGGTGGTGATGCTGAGCGACCCATGGCTGCTCAACGCCACGGCCGAAACGGAATTCACCCATAGCGGAGCCCAGTTCCGCTCGACCGTGCTGACCAATTCCCTGCAGATGACCAAGGAGATCATGCATGCGGGAATCGGCATCGGATTCTTCACGCCGGTCGGCTTCATGCGGGAGCTGCAGTCCGGCGAGCTCGTCCACATACCGCTTCAGGAACCGGGGCTGCGGCAGAGCGAGGTCGGTCTGCTCATCCATCGCGAACGGCAGAACTGGCCCACCGTCAGGACGGTCGCCGCGCATCTGATGACCGAGTTCGCGACGGTCGCCACCGAAATCCGCGAGATCGCTGCGGCTGCGGAACGACGCAAAGCCGCTGCGGTCCGCTGA
- a CDS encoding ABC transporter substrate-binding protein, producing the protein MIHTVMSRRSLFRTGAAAAAALAAPTVVSTRGFAQSGTRTINMQLGWLPSSEQLGEVVARNLGYFEEEGLNLAIQPGGPSIDGVAIVASGRYELGQVTSSPSLMLAASQGIPVKCFAVGFQEHPHTFFSLPAKPIRTPQDMIGKKVGIQATGKVLLSALLRKNNIDESDVEVITIGSDYTPLLTGQVDTVAGWISNVAALKPLGEGLVTMRLWDTGVRLYACPYYATHDTIENHPEVLAGFLRAAGKGWGFARENPEKAVEMLVKELPNLNAEDQLASVKVALTFAFNKQTAKNGWGSFDRDVWQQQIDIYDELDQFSAGAPKIDDVITSSILDATADVRPKLG; encoded by the coding sequence ATGATTCACACTGTCATGTCGCGTCGTTCGCTTTTCAGGACGGGCGCGGCCGCCGCGGCGGCGCTCGCGGCGCCGACCGTCGTCTCGACGCGGGGCTTTGCCCAGTCGGGCACACGCACCATCAACATGCAGCTTGGCTGGCTGCCGAGCAGCGAGCAGCTCGGCGAGGTGGTGGCCAGGAACCTCGGCTATTTCGAGGAAGAGGGCCTGAACCTGGCGATCCAGCCGGGCGGCCCGTCCATCGACGGCGTCGCCATCGTGGCGTCCGGCCGGTACGAGCTCGGTCAGGTCACGTCCAGCCCTTCGCTGATGCTGGCCGCTTCCCAGGGCATTCCCGTCAAATGCTTCGCGGTCGGGTTCCAGGAGCATCCGCACACCTTCTTCTCGCTTCCCGCGAAGCCGATCCGGACGCCGCAGGACATGATCGGCAAGAAGGTCGGCATCCAGGCTACCGGCAAGGTCCTGCTGAGCGCGCTCCTGCGCAAGAACAACATCGACGAATCCGACGTCGAGGTGATCACGATCGGCTCCGACTACACGCCGCTGCTGACCGGACAGGTCGACACGGTCGCCGGCTGGATCTCCAACGTCGCGGCGCTTAAGCCGCTGGGCGAAGGCCTGGTGACGATGCGGCTGTGGGACACCGGCGTCAGGCTCTATGCGTGCCCCTATTATGCGACGCACGACACGATCGAGAACCACCCTGAGGTGCTTGCCGGTTTCCTGCGCGCGGCCGGAAAAGGCTGGGGCTTCGCCCGCGAGAATCCGGAAAAGGCCGTCGAGATGCTGGTCAAGGAGCTGCCCAACCTGAATGCGGAAGACCAGCTCGCCTCGGTCAAGGTGGCCCTGACCTTCGCGTTCAACAAGCAGACCGCGAAGAACGGCTGGGGAAGCTTCGACCGCGACGTGTGGCAGCAGCAGATCGACATCTACGACGAGCTCGACCAGTTCTCGGCCGGAGCGCCGAAGATCGACGACGTCATCACCTCGTCGATCCTCGACGCGACCGCCGACGTCCGCCCCAAGCTGGGCTGA